GATGATTGTCGGACTAGGCCGTAAGGACGAAATCACTTAAATTGCCAAACATCTTCGATTTTAGCCCCTATCATATTTTTCCATCTATCATGGTATGGCTTTTGTGGATAGTACGATCTCGCAATTGGGTATTCGGGAATTGGCAAGGAACGTAGCCGTCGTGTATTTCGCCTTGCGCTGGCTTTTGTCAAGAATCGCCTCAACCTTGACTCCTCGCTTGTGGGCTTCCAGTAAGGATTTTGCAATGGGAGTTGAGGTGAAACTGTATGCTTGGACCAGTATTTCGGATTTAGCGTTACCTATCTCTTTTACAATGGCATCCGTGCAGCCACCGTTGGGGCTGAAGTAGACACTGAGGGGGATATTATTGAGGGTTAGGTCGCTGGAG
The Desulfomonilaceae bacterium genome window above contains:
- a CDS encoding phospholipase D-like domain-containing protein; the encoded protein is MNRKNILCIILILCCSFLDVRQCLSSDLTLNNIPLSVYFSPNGGCTDAIVKEIGNAKSEILVQAYSFTSTPIAKSLLEAHKRGVKVEAILDKSQRKAKYTTATFLANSRIPNCEIVLSTKAIP